In Rickettsia endosymbiont of Gonocerus acuteangulatus, the following are encoded in one genomic region:
- a CDS encoding polysaccharide biosynthesis protein, with protein MFVDKTLLITGGTGSFGNAVLSRFLKNDIIKDIKEIRIFSRDEKKQEDMRIALNNSKIKFYIGDVRNYHSIDDAMKGVDYVFHAAALKQVPTCEFYPMEAINTNILGAENVLRAATINKVAKVIVLSTDKAVYPINAMGLSKALMEKLAIAKARMNVKDKTVFCVTRYGNVMASRGSVIPLFINQIKQNKDLTITEPSMTRFLMSLVDSVDLVLYAFEHGHQGDIFVQKSPASTIEVLAKALQGIFNSKNKIRFIGTRHGEKHYESLVSSEEMAKAEDLGNYYRISMDGRDLNYAKYFVEGEKKVALLEDYTSHNTKRLNLEKVKELLLNLDYVQEELKNA; from the coding sequence ATGTTTGTAGATAAAACTTTGTTGATTACCGGAGGTACTGGTTCATTTGGTAATGCAGTACTTTCTCGTTTTCTTAAAAATGATATTATTAAAGATATCAAAGAAATCAGAATTTTTAGTAGAGATGAAAAAAAGCAAGAAGATATGCGTATTGCTTTGAATAATTCAAAAATTAAATTCTATATCGGGGATGTGCGTAATTATCACAGCATTGATGACGCAATGAAAGGTGTAGATTACGTATTCCATGCTGCTGCTTTAAAGCAAGTTCCAACCTGTGAATTTTATCCGATGGAAGCAATAAATACCAATATTTTAGGTGCTGAAAATGTTTTAAGGGCAGCAACAATTAATAAAGTTGCAAAAGTTATAGTACTTAGTACTGATAAAGCTGTGTATCCAATTAATGCGATGGGGTTATCTAAAGCATTAATGGAAAAGTTAGCAATAGCAAAAGCACGTATGAACGTAAAAGATAAAACAGTATTTTGTGTTACTAGATACGGCAATGTTATGGCATCCAGAGGGTCAGTAATTCCTTTATTTATCAATCAAATTAAGCAAAATAAGGATTTAACTATTACAGAACCTTCAATGACGCGTTTTTTAATGTCGTTAGTTGATTCTGTAGATTTAGTTTTATATGCATTTGAACATGGTCACCAAGGTGATATTTTCGTACAAAAATCTCCAGCTAGTACTATTGAAGTATTAGCTAAAGCATTACAAGGGATATTTAACAGTAAAAATAAAATACGTTTTATCGGCACACGTCATGGTGAAAAACATTATGAATCATTGGTATCATCGGAAGAAATGGCGAAAGCTGAAGATTTAGGCAATTATTACCGCATTTCTATGGATGGTCGTGATCTTAATTATGCGAAATACTTTGTTGAGGGTGAAAAGAAAGTAGCACTTCTAGAGGATTATACCTCACATAATACAAAGCGTTTAAATCTAGAAAAAGTTAAAGAGTTGTTACTAAATCTTGATTATGTACAAGAGGAGCTAAAAAATGCTTAA
- a CDS encoding glycosyltransferase family 2 protein, whose translation MKQNTYFPLVSIIIPVYNGANYLKESIDSALAQTYKNIEIIVVNDGSKDNGKTEEIALSYGDQIRYFSKENGGCASALNVGIKNMKGEYFSWLSHDDLYYPNKIEHQVNILNKLDNKNIIIYGGYELIDEKSQTINIIKITDRIPENKLNISLFPLFHGLSYGCTLLIPAIYFKKVGLFNESLKHTQDYDLFFKIFRIAKIHFDPQILVKCRQHSTQSSRVVPNNLEECEELWARFLKELTEEEMLEMGGCSITVFLFDFVAFLKCYTPYKKSEQLALEMANRYLNNTKVSVIIPLYNRINWTIEAIESVLIQTHQNFEVLVIDDGSTDDVSKLIEICKKDKRIKYFRRENEGVSAARNFGIEKAKGEYIAFLDSDDLFMPNKIETQLRFMVENDRLFSHTSYQKIDEQGKYLYSVDSGDFFGQIFPQIINYCPIAVPTVMGRTSLFRQNLFPENIRNGEDFCVWISIASKNQIGGINKELSKVRITSTNTLSNPRKHAESLINTASYIINDPYLSKYSLLTVNLLSRAITELKSLEKEVDIIEDNPSNVINKTQLNFSIIPSLIRLTIYSIKYRGVRATISKIKRWFEKHRNFNLFF comes from the coding sequence ATGAAACAAAATACATATTTCCCCTTAGTTTCAATTATTATCCCTGTATATAATGGTGCAAACTATTTAAAGGAATCTATAGATAGTGCTTTAGCTCAAACATATAAAAATATTGAAATTATAGTTGTTAATGATGGCTCAAAAGATAATGGGAAAACGGAAGAAATAGCATTATCATATGGTGATCAAATACGTTATTTTTCTAAAGAAAATGGTGGATGTGCTTCGGCTTTAAATGTCGGCATAAAAAATATGAAAGGGGAATATTTTTCATGGCTTAGTCACGACGATTTATATTATCCTAATAAAATTGAACATCAAGTTAATATATTAAATAAATTAGATAATAAGAATATTATAATTTATGGTGGTTATGAACTAATTGATGAAAAATCACAAACTATAAACATAATTAAAATAACAGATAGAATCCCTGAAAATAAACTTAATATTTCATTATTTCCTCTTTTTCATGGTTTATCATATGGTTGCACTTTATTAATACCAGCTATATATTTTAAAAAAGTTGGGTTGTTTAATGAATCTCTGAAACATACTCAAGATTATGATTTATTTTTTAAGATCTTTCGGATAGCAAAAATTCATTTTGATCCTCAAATTCTTGTAAAATGCCGTCAACATTCAACACAAAGTAGTCGTGTTGTTCCTAACAATTTAGAAGAATGTGAAGAATTGTGGGCAAGATTTTTAAAAGAGTTAACAGAAGAAGAAATGCTAGAAATGGGCGGCTGTTCTATAACGGTATTTTTATTTGATTTTGTAGCCTTTTTAAAATGTTATACCCCTTATAAAAAATCAGAACAATTAGCCTTAGAAATGGCGAATAGATATTTAAATAATACTAAAGTTAGTGTGATTATTCCTCTATATAATAGGATAAATTGGACTATAGAGGCTATAGAAAGTGTACTTATTCAAACTCATCAAAATTTTGAAGTGCTTGTAATAGATGATGGATCAACTGATGATGTATCAAAATTGATTGAAATATGTAAAAAAGATAAGAGAATAAAATATTTTCGCAGAGAAAATGAAGGTGTTAGTGCAGCTCGTAATTTTGGAATTGAAAAAGCCAAAGGAGAATATATTGCTTTTCTTGATTCGGATGATTTATTTATGCCGAATAAAATTGAAACTCAATTAAGGTTTATGGTAGAAAATGATAGATTATTTTCTCATACTTCTTATCAAAAAATAGATGAGCAAGGGAAATATCTTTATTCTGTCGATTCAGGTGATTTTTTTGGTCAAATTTTCCCACAAATTATTAATTACTGTCCAATAGCAGTGCCAACAGTTATGGGTAGAACTTCTTTGTTTAGACAAAATTTATTTCCTGAAAATATAAGAAATGGTGAAGATTTTTGTGTATGGATTTCTATTGCAAGTAAGAATCAGATAGGTGGTATTAATAAAGAATTATCTAAAGTAAGAATAACTAGTACTAATACTTTGTCAAATCCTAGAAAACATGCAGAAAGTTTGATAAATACAGCATCTTATATTATTAATGATCCTTATTTAAGTAAATATAGCTTACTAACAGTTAATTTGTTATCAAGAGCTATAACTGAATTAAAATCGTTAGAAAAAGAAGTTGATATTATAGAAGATAATCCTAGTAATGTAATAAACAAAACACAATTAAATTTTTCTATTATACCAAGCCTAATTAGATTAACCATTTATTCTATAAAATATAGAGGAGTGCGTGCAACTATATCTAAAATAAAAAGATGGTTTGAAAAACATAGAAATTTTAACTTATTCTTCTAG
- the istB gene encoding IS21-like element helper ATPase IstB gives MNLQYQRIEELCRCLGLIQTAESYLDIAQSSSKEESSYTDFLESILKTELLVRQNRSKSILTRMAGFPAIKTLDDFDYDFATGVKRQVLEGLKSLSFVEKQENVILLGPSGVGKTHIAIGLGYAATQSGIKTKFITAADLMLVLDAGLNQGNLNSIFKRVIMPYKLLIIDEFGYLPLKQEQASLLFQVIAKRYEKGSVILTSNLPFGQWHTSLAQDSALTAAILDRLLHHSTILNIKGDSFRLKDKKKAGFLPTEIIKKQEGIMI, from the coding sequence ATGAACCTGCAGTACCAACGTATTGAAGAACTATGCCGTTGCTTGGGTCTTATTCAGACAGCTGAAAGTTATCTTGATATTGCACAATCCTCTAGCAAAGAAGAATCAAGTTATACGGATTTTCTTGAATCAATATTAAAGACTGAATTGTTAGTACGGCAGAATAGGAGTAAATCAATACTTACTAGAATGGCAGGTTTTCCTGCTATAAAAACACTAGATGATTTCGATTATGATTTTGCTACAGGAGTAAAGCGTCAGGTCTTGGAAGGGCTAAAATCTCTGTCTTTTGTAGAAAAACAGGAAAATGTTATTCTTCTCGGCCCCTCGGGGGTAGGTAAAACCCATATAGCCATAGGCCTTGGTTATGCAGCCACACAAAGCGGGATCAAGACTAAATTTATAACAGCTGCAGATTTAATGCTTGTGCTTGATGCCGGATTAAATCAAGGAAACCTAAATTCCATATTTAAAAGAGTAATAATGCCATATAAGTTACTTATAATAGACGAATTTGGATATCTTCCTTTAAAGCAGGAGCAAGCCAGTCTGTTGTTTCAGGTTATAGCAAAGCGTTATGAAAAGGGTAGCGTAATACTTACAAGCAACCTACCTTTTGGGCAATGGCATACCAGTTTGGCTCAGGATAGTGCACTTACGGCTGCTATCCTTGATCGTCTGCTTCATCACTCCACCATACTCAATATTAAAGGTGACAGTTTTAGGCTCAAGGATAAAAAGAAAGCGGGCTTTCTACCAACGGAAATAATTAAAAAACAGGAGGGAATTATGATATGA
- a CDS encoding glycosyltransferase family 4 protein, which produces MKILQVNGYESPGSRFHGFAITPILKEYGIESKHLIWQKDTNNPEVLTFSEKDRKINHFLHRVENILSLQSVLYRNALQMIKMPEFQEADLIHLHIIHSGFFSIRHLPKITGLKPTVWTLHDPWAMTGRCIYPMGCSGWEKNCGICPDLKTPFEMRRDNSKFLFNYKRRVYKKSNFNLIVASKWMQNMVDTSPLFDKKVKVHHLPFGLDLKFFSPDHTKKARERFNISDDKIVICFRSEDTTFKGYRYIMDALERLETTKPICLLTVGRHNLLERFRGRFEIIEHGWTNDDVLLRDVLAASDIFLMPSVAEAFGVMVIEAMACGKPVIVFDGTSLPEVTFAPDIGISVPMRDSNALTNAIKRLVDNSEERLERGSKGRKAAELHYDQDMHVKNLVDIYKKVLNK; this is translated from the coding sequence ATGAAAATATTACAAGTAAATGGTTATGAATCGCCGGGGAGTCGTTTTCATGGGTTTGCTATTACGCCTATTTTAAAAGAATATGGCATAGAATCAAAGCATCTAATTTGGCAAAAAGATACTAACAATCCAGAAGTATTAACTTTTAGCGAAAAAGATCGTAAAATAAATCATTTTTTACATAGGGTAGAAAATATTTTATCTTTGCAGTCAGTTTTATATCGTAACGCTTTGCAGATGATAAAAATGCCGGAGTTTCAAGAAGCAGATCTTATTCATCTTCATATTATTCATTCTGGTTTTTTTAGTATAAGACATTTGCCTAAAATAACTGGTTTAAAACCAACAGTTTGGACTTTACATGATCCTTGGGCAATGACAGGACGCTGTATTTATCCAATGGGTTGTAGCGGATGGGAAAAAAATTGCGGTATTTGTCCTGATCTTAAAACTCCATTTGAAATGAGAAGAGATAATAGTAAGTTTTTATTTAATTACAAACGTAGAGTTTATAAAAAATCTAACTTCAACTTAATTGTAGCATCAAAATGGATGCAAAATATGGTTGATACTTCACCTTTATTTGATAAAAAAGTTAAAGTTCATCATCTACCTTTCGGTTTAGATTTAAAATTTTTCTCTCCTGATCATACTAAAAAAGCAAGAGAACGTTTTAATATTAGTGATGACAAAATAGTTATTTGTTTCCGTTCAGAAGATACTACTTTTAAAGGTTACCGGTATATTATGGATGCATTAGAAAGGCTGGAGACCACAAAACCTATATGCTTATTAACAGTTGGTAGACATAATTTGTTAGAGCGATTTAGAGGAAGATTTGAAATAATAGAACATGGCTGGACTAATGATGATGTGTTACTCCGAGACGTTTTAGCTGCTTCCGATATTTTCTTAATGCCTTCTGTTGCAGAAGCATTCGGTGTTATGGTAATAGAAGCAATGGCATGCGGTAAGCCAGTAATAGTTTTTGATGGAACATCATTACCTGAAGTAACTTTTGCACCTGATATTGGTATTTCTGTTCCTATGCGTGATAGTAATGCTTTAACAAATGCGATAAAGCGTTTAGTTGATAATTCTGAGGAGCGTTTAGAACGAGGTAGTAAAGGAAGAAAGGCAGCTGAATTACACTATGATCAAGATATGCATGTAAAGAACTTAGTAGATATTTATAAGAAAGTTCTAAATAAATGA
- a CDS encoding glycosyltransferase family 4 protein: MKILQVNGYELPGSRFHGLAITPILKEYGIDSKHLIWKRDTNNPEILSFSVKDHIINNFLYVTERILSLQSILYRNALQMMKMPEFQEAGLIHLHIIHSRFFSINHLPEITRLKPTVWTLHDPWAMTGRCVYPMGCSGWEKNCGVCPDLKTPFPMIVDNSKFLFDHKRKIYEKSNFNLIVASKWMKNMVNTSPLFDREVKVHHLPFGLDLKFFSLDHTKKARERFNISDDKIVICFRSEDTPFKGYRYIMNALERLETTKPICLLTVGRHNLLERFRGRFEIIEHGWTNDDVLLRDVLAASDIFLMPSVAEAFGVMAIEAMACGKPVIVFDETSLPEVTFAPDIGISVPMRDSNALSNAIKHLVDDPKERLERGSKGRKAAELHYDQNMHVKNLINIYKEVLNK; encoded by the coding sequence ATGAAAATATTACAAGTAAATGGTTACGAATTGCCGGGGAGTCGTTTTCATGGGCTTGCTATTACGCCTATTTTAAAAGAATATGGTATAGATTCTAAGCATCTGATTTGGAAAAGAGATACTAATAATCCTGAAATCTTATCTTTTAGCGTAAAAGATCATATAATAAATAACTTTTTGTATGTAACAGAAAGGATTTTATCTTTGCAATCAATTTTATATCGTAACGCTTTGCAGATGATGAAAATGCCGGAGTTTCAAGAAGCAGGTCTTATTCATCTTCATATTATTCATTCTCGGTTTTTTAGCATAAATCATTTACCTGAAATAACTAGGTTGAAACCAACAGTCTGGACTTTGCATGATCCTTGGGCAATGACAGGACGTTGTGTTTATCCAATGGGTTGTAGCGGATGGGAAAAAAATTGCGGTGTTTGTCCTGACCTTAAAACTCCATTTCCAATGATAGTAGATAATAGTAAATTTTTATTTGATCACAAACGCAAAATTTATGAGAAATCTAATTTTAATTTAATTGTAGCATCAAAATGGATGAAGAATATGGTTAATACTTCACCTTTATTTGATAGAGAAGTTAAGGTTCATCATCTACCTTTTGGTTTAGATTTAAAGTTTTTCTCTCTTGATCATACCAAAAAAGCAAGAGAGCGTTTTAATATTAGCGATGACAAAATAGTGATCTGTTTCCGTTCCGAGGATACTCCTTTTAAGGGCTACAGATATATTATGAATGCATTAGAAAGGCTGGAGACCACAAAACCTATATGCTTATTAACAGTTGGTAGACATAATTTGTTAGAGCGATTTAGAGGAAGATTTGAAATAATAGAACATGGCTGGACTAATGATGATGTGTTACTCCGAGACGTTTTAGCTGCGTCTGATATTTTCTTAATGCCTTCTGTTGCAGAAGCGTTCGGTGTTATGGCAATAGAAGCAATGGCATGTGGTAAGCCAGTAATAGTTTTTGATGAAACATCATTACCTGAGGTAACTTTTGCACCTGATATCGGTATTTCTGTTCCTATGCGTGATAGTAATGCTTTATCAAATGCGATAAAGCATTTAGTTGATGATCCTAAGGAGCGTTTAGAACGAGGTAGTAAAGGAAGAAAGGCAGCTGAATTACATTATGATCAAAATATGCATGTAAAAAATTTAATAAATATTTATAAGGAAGTTTTAAACAAATGA
- a CDS encoding SDR family oxidoreductase, producing the protein MKILILGATGMLGNSMFRFLSTDKNLDVYATSRSSSARSYFSKDLADKIVSNVEVENHDSLVEVLNKVKPNVVINCIGLVKQLADANDPLKALPINSLLPHRLAGLCELVVSRLIHISTDCVFSGKKGNYKESDFPDCYDLYGRSKFLGEVNYPHAITLRTSIIGHELSGNRSLTNWFLSSKGSVKGFEKAIYSGFPTVELARIIKDFVLPNKELHGLYHVASKPINKLELLKLVAEIYGKKIEIIPSDELVIDRSLDATRFNEVTGYSPPDWRELVKRMCEFK; encoded by the coding sequence ATGAAAATATTGATTTTAGGTGCAACCGGCATGCTTGGTAATAGTATGTTTAGATTTTTGAGTACTGACAAAAATCTTGATGTTTACGCAACAAGCCGGAGCAGCTCAGCTCGTTCTTATTTTTCTAAAGATTTAGCAGATAAAATAGTTTCAAATGTAGAAGTTGAAAATCACGATTCGTTAGTTGAAGTATTAAATAAAGTAAAGCCTAATGTAGTAATAAATTGTATAGGACTGGTAAAGCAGCTCGCTGATGCAAATGATCCTTTAAAAGCGTTACCGATTAATAGCTTACTGCCACATAGGCTTGCTGGTTTATGTGAACTTGTTGTTAGCAGGTTAATCCATATTAGTACTGATTGTGTATTTTCAGGAAAAAAAGGCAATTACAAGGAAAGTGATTTTCCGGATTGTTATGATTTATATGGTCGTTCTAAATTTCTTGGTGAGGTGAATTATCCACATGCTATTACGCTTCGTACTTCGATTATAGGTCATGAACTTTCAGGAAATAGAAGCTTAACTAACTGGTTTTTAAGTTCAAAAGGGTCAGTAAAAGGTTTTGAAAAAGCTATATATTCAGGTTTTCCGACTGTAGAGCTTGCAAGAATAATAAAGGATTTTGTGCTACCTAATAAAGAACTGCATGGTCTTTATCATGTTGCATCAAAGCCGATTAATAAACTGGAGTTGCTGAAATTAGTAGCTGAAATTTACGGTAAGAAAATAGAAATTATACCGTCTGATGAGCTTGTTATAGATCGCTCGCTAGATGCTACTCGTTTTAATGAGGTTACGGGTTATAGCCCACCTGATTGGAGGGAGTTAGTGAAGCGTATGTGTGAGTTTAAGTAA
- a CDS encoding glycosyltransferase, whose protein sequence is MKILLLTDIPPCENYTAGLVLKPLVRFLPLDQIVMCTVSHPAFEFKIPPELEKIPHLKLFKFIERMKSGGLVAYILELFNAIRVKYYLLPKIIKFAKEHKVDTIWVVLQGQTIVRLARPLAKKLSASLFTQVWDSFEWWLHACKTDKLTQKRLLKEFDKVLRYSTCCATASWGMSEEYEAKYNIPTIPIVAGLPKEFAKLPAVTYNNTDEYIISISGQFYAKDEWLCFINALNRVNWKIAGKNIKIRVMGGDFEILRQLSPANIEYLGWRSQEEAINLLAKSDLLYMPYWFSKEFYKESSTSFPSKLVTYFASGRPVFCHAPPYASPSKYIMKHNAGYICNSLDTHEIINVLEKAISDKESYSIFAQNGHNCFLQDFTLESIKENFLKFLNMNGSK, encoded by the coding sequence ATGAAAATTTTACTTTTAACCGATATCCCTCCTTGTGAAAATTATACTGCAGGGTTGGTATTAAAACCTTTAGTAAGATTTCTACCTCTAGATCAAATCGTTATGTGTACAGTTTCACATCCGGCTTTTGAATTTAAAATACCACCAGAATTAGAAAAAATTCCTCATTTAAAATTATTTAAATTTATTGAAAGGATGAAATCAGGAGGCTTGGTTGCTTATATTTTAGAGTTATTTAATGCAATAAGAGTAAAATATTATTTACTTCCTAAAATTATTAAGTTTGCTAAAGAACATAAAGTTGACACTATATGGGTTGTTTTGCAAGGTCAAACCATAGTTAGGTTAGCACGACCTTTAGCTAAGAAATTATCGGCATCATTATTTACTCAAGTATGGGACTCTTTTGAATGGTGGCTTCATGCTTGTAAAACTGATAAGCTTACTCAAAAAAGACTTTTAAAAGAATTTGATAAAGTGCTAAGATATAGTACCTGTTGTGCTACTGCTTCTTGGGGTATGTCTGAGGAATATGAAGCTAAATATAATATACCAACTATACCGATAGTTGCTGGATTGCCAAAAGAATTTGCAAAGCTTCCTGCTGTTACTTATAACAATACAGATGAGTACATTATTAGCATATCTGGGCAGTTTTATGCAAAAGATGAGTGGTTATGTTTTATAAATGCTCTTAATAGAGTTAATTGGAAAATAGCTGGTAAAAATATCAAAATTCGTGTAATGGGTGGAGATTTTGAGATACTTAGACAGCTATCACCTGCTAATATTGAATATTTGGGCTGGCGTTCACAAGAAGAAGCAATTAATTTGCTTGCCAAATCAGATCTTCTTTATATGCCATATTGGTTTTCAAAAGAATTTTACAAAGAATCTAGTACAAGTTTTCCTTCAAAATTAGTAACTTATTTTGCCTCAGGTAGACCAGTTTTTTGTCATGCTCCTCCATATGCATCTCCTAGCAAATATATAATGAAACATAATGCGGGGTATATATGCAATTCGCTAGATACGCACGAGATAATAAATGTTTTAGAAAAAGCAATATCCGATAAGGAATCTTACAGTATATTTGCTCAAAATGGACATAATTGTTTCTTGCAAGATTTTACATTAGAAAGTATAAAAGAAAATTTCTTAAAATTTTTAAATATGAATGGTAGTAAATGA
- the wecB gene encoding non-hydrolyzing UDP-N-acetylglucosamine 2-epimerase, producing the protein MLKVMTIVGTRPELIKLCCVISEFDKYTKHILVHTGQNYAYELNQVFFDDMGIRKPDYFLEVAADNTAKSIGLVIEKVDEVLEKEKPDAVLFYGDTNSCLSAIAAKRRKIPIFHMEAGNRCFDQRVPEEINRKIIDHISDVNITLTEHARRYLIAEGLPAELTFKLGSHMPEVLDRFMPKILKSDILDKLSLTPKQYFLISSHREENVDVKNNLKELLNSLQMLIKEYNFPIIFSTHPRTKKRLEDLESFKELGDKIRFLPAFSFSDYVKLQMNAFCILSDSGTITEEASILNLPALNIRNAHERPEGMDAGTLIMSGFKADRVLQAVKTITREHDNNKRMQAIVPDYNEAGLVSKKILRIVLSYVDYINRTVWFK; encoded by the coding sequence ATGCTTAAGGTAATGACTATTGTCGGTACTCGCCCAGAGCTTATTAAGCTGTGTTGTGTGATCTCTGAGTTTGATAAATATACCAAACATATTCTAGTTCATACCGGTCAAAATTATGCATACGAATTAAATCAGGTTTTTTTTGATGATATGGGAATCAGAAAACCGGATTATTTTTTAGAAGTTGCAGCAGATAATACAGCTAAATCTATTGGGCTTGTTATTGAAAAAGTAGATGAAGTTCTTGAGAAAGAAAAGCCTGATGCAGTGTTATTTTATGGTGATACTAATTCATGCCTTTCTGCAATTGCTGCTAAACGCCGTAAGATTCCAATTTTTCATATGGAAGCAGGAAATCGTTGTTTTGATCAAAGAGTGCCAGAAGAAATAAACCGTAAAATCATTGACCATATTAGCGACGTTAATATTACATTAACCGAGCATGCTAGGCGTTATTTAATCGCTGAAGGATTACCGGCTGAACTTACTTTTAAGTTAGGTTCCCATATGCCGGAAGTACTTGACCGCTTCATGCCTAAAATATTAAAGTCAGATATTCTAGATAAATTATCACTCACACCAAAACAATATTTCTTAATTAGCTCACATCGTGAAGAAAATGTAGACGTCAAAAATAATCTAAAAGAATTATTAAATAGTTTACAAATGCTTATTAAAGAGTATAATTTTCCGATAATCTTTTCTACGCATCCGAGAACTAAAAAAAGACTTGAGGATTTAGAAAGTTTTAAAGAGCTTGGAGACAAAATAAGATTTTTACCGGCTTTTAGTTTTAGTGATTATGTAAAATTACAAATGAATGCTTTTTGTATTTTATCAGATAGTGGTACTATCACTGAAGAAGCATCAATACTTAATTTGCCTGCTTTAAATATTAGAAATGCTCACGAGCGTCCTGAAGGTATGGATGCCGGGACGCTAATTATGTCTGGTTTTAAAGCTGATCGAGTATTACAAGCAGTAAAGACTATTACTAGAGAACACGACAACAACAAGCGTATGCAAGCAATAGTTCCTGATTATAATGAAGCAGGGCTTGTATCGAAAAAAATATTGCGTATAGTTTTAAGCTATGTGGATTATATTAACCGCACAGTTTGGTTTAAATGA
- a CDS encoding 2OG-Fe(II) oxygenase, translating into MPSGILDVHVDGNYHDATGLSRRMNVILYLNPNWQKGWSGEFGIYNENGDKYLKRVEPLFNVSNGSKMIQGDG; encoded by the coding sequence ATGCCAAGTGGTATATTAGATGTTCATGTTGATGGAAATTATCATGATGCGACAGGTCTTAGTCGTCGTATGAATGTTATTTTATATTTAAATCCTAATTGGCAAAAAGGGTGGAGCGGAGAGTTTGGAATATACAATGAAAATGGTGATAAGTATCTAAAAAGAGTAGAGCCACTTTTTAATGTTAGCAACGGAAGTAAAATGATACAGGGCGACGGATAA
- a CDS encoding acyltransferase, translated as MMKIDNNRIVWVDLVKTLAIVMVVLLHSIAPSFYKYSSIPFSKSFVLSNLIDSFCRVAVPLFIVISGFLALKGNMPIEKLWSKIKRLLIPSIFWSILYKYWILYNNNETFNIFAVLKSIFREPAMYHLGFVYYMLGVYLLFPILSLIVNEMLKNTKFACYFLILWFAINSVNCYYVFKIINWMAVSNFLIILVMRF; from the coding sequence ATGATGAAAATAGATAATAACCGTATTGTTTGGGTAGATTTAGTAAAAACTCTAGCTATTGTTATGGTGGTATTACTTCATTCTATAGCTCCATCATTCTATAAATATTCATCTATCCCTTTTTCTAAAAGTTTTGTTTTATCTAATCTTATAGATTCTTTTTGTAGGGTAGCTGTTCCTTTATTTATAGTAATTTCGGGTTTTTTAGCACTTAAAGGTAATATGCCGATAGAAAAACTATGGTCTAAAATAAAAAGGTTATTAATTCCATCAATATTTTGGAGCATTCTATATAAATATTGGATTTTATATAATAATAACGAAACATTTAATATTTTTGCTGTATTAAAAAGTATTTTTCGTGAACCTGCAATGTATCATCTAGGTTTTGTTTATTATATGCTAGGAGTTTATTTACTATTTCCAATTCTTTCGTTAATTGTTAATGAAATGCTTAAAAATACAAAATTTGCTTGTTATTTTCTAATATTATGGTTTGCAATTAATTCTGTTAATTGCTACTATGTATTTAAGATAATAAATTGGATGGCAGTTAGTAATTTTTTAATTATTCTGGTTATGCGGTTTTAG